TTATCAATGATTAAGTTGTTTACTAATCGCTCACTAGTTTTTTTAGTAAGTCCATTATTTTTATTAATGTTATTTATAATTTCATCAAATATTTCTTTATTCATAATTAATCCTCTATTTCTATTTTATCTAAATCAAATAATCTTCTAGCAGCTTCAATTGTTTTGTCATCAAAATGACTTAGCACAATTGATTGTTTTTTAGTATCAAAATATTTATTATAATCAACTGGTTGATATGTTGGTAATTGATTGTTTTCTTTTAGCTTTTTAAATGCAAGCTTCACTTCATTTCACATAATTTCATCAATTGGTAAAAAGATTAAATTTCCAAACTCTTTTTGAAACAATGCTCTTTGTTGTTCACTTTGTAAGGAGAATAACAAGTTATTAACATTTTCAAAATCTTCAGCTCTTAATAATACTTCATTATTTGAAGCGGCAATAACTTTAAAATTGTAAAAGTTAATATATTTTTTTGCCATTTCTGGATTTGTTAATTCATCATTTTGATTAACAGCAAAGAATTCATTAAATTTATTTTCAATTTCTTCTCTTTTAAATTTATTAGCACCAACCAATAAGTTAATAACTTCATCAATTTGAATTTTGTAAGTTTTTTTATCTTCATTAACTACTAAGTTTTTATTTAATTCAATTTTTAAATTTGTTAAAGTTTTGAATTCATAAACATTATTAATTTCTTCAACAGTTTCAATTACTGTTTTTTCAACAATAACTTCTTCAATATGTTCTTCTACTTTAATTTCTTCAATTATTAGTTTAGCTTCTTGTTTTGATTCAACTACTTGTTCTTGAATTATAGTTTCTTGTTTTGTTATAACTTCTTCAATTTTTGTTTCAACTACTACTTCTGGTTTTACAATTTTATGTTCAATTGGTTTTTCAACTTTGATTGGTTGATCAATTGGCGTGTTCAAATTTTTTAATACACTAATTAATAAGTAATTGAAATTAATACTTGTACCTTTTGTTTTAGCATAGGCTTCACTTAAGTTATCTGCTATTTCAAATAATGCTTTTACATTAACATGACTAAATTCATTCATGTCATTTTCTTCTAAAATATTTAATACTTCGTTATCATGTGTAAATTTAAACTCAATAATTTCTTTAACTATTTCAATTAAACTTAAAGTAAATACATCAAAATCCATTCCTTGATTATTTGCTTTTTCAAAATATTTAATAATTGTTGAAGAATTATTATTTAGAATGTTAATAAGAATTTCTTTTTTCTCATTTTTGGTTGCTACATAAAAAACTGATTTTAAGTCTTCAACAGTTATATGATCAGTTGTTACTGTAATTAATTGTTCAATAACATTAGATGCATCTCTTAAAGACCCTTCAGAAATAATTGCTATTTCTTCTAAAACATCTTTTTCAATTGTGTAACCTTCATTTTCGCAAATAAATCTTAATCTTTTAATTAATGAGTTTCTGTCAATTTTTTTAAAGTTAAAGATTTGACATCTTGAAAGGATTGTTGCTGGAATTTTTGAATATTCTGTTGTTGCTAGAATAAAGATCGCATGTGCTGGTGGTTCTTCAAGTGTTTTTAATAAAGCATTAAACGCTGCCTTTGTTAACATATGGACTTCATCGATTATATAGATTTTGTATTTACCTAAAAAAGGAAGTGAATTAATATTATTTTTAATTTCTCTTATTTCATCAACACCATTATTTGATGCAGCATCCATTTCAATAATATCTGGGTTTCTTTGTTCATTTGAAGCAATACAACTTTCACACTGTTCACAAGCTAATCCATCTGTAAGATTTTTACAGTTAACGCTTTTAGCTAATATTCTTGCTATTGATGTTTTTCCTGTTCCACGTTGACCTGCAAATAAAAATGAATGGCTAATCTTATTATTCTTTAATTCATTCTTTAAAATTTCTACAACATTTTGATGTCCTGCAATATCACCAAAATTACTAGGTCTATATTTTCGGTATAACGCTTTGTTTTGTTCCATAAATCCTCCTTTAATAAATATATATTTATTATTAATTTTATCATTTTTAACGTATTAATATACTGATTAAAAATTGAAGAAACTTAAAATTAAAAAATGTTGTTTATAAATAGAAA
This region of Mesoplasma melaleucae genomic DNA includes:
- the dnaX gene encoding DNA polymerase III subunit gamma/tau, with the translated sequence MEQNKALYRKYRPSNFGDIAGHQNVVEILKNELKNNKISHSFLFAGQRGTGKTSIARILAKSVNCKNLTDGLACEQCESCIASNEQRNPDIIEMDAASNNGVDEIREIKNNINSLPFLGKYKIYIIDEVHMLTKAAFNALLKTLEEPPAHAIFILATTEYSKIPATILSRCQIFNFKKIDRNSLIKRLRFICENEGYTIEKDVLEEIAIISEGSLRDASNVIEQLITVTTDHITVEDLKSVFYVATKNEKKEILINILNNNSSTIIKYFEKANNQGMDFDVFTLSLIEIVKEIIEFKFTHDNEVLNILEENDMNEFSHVNVKALFEIADNLSEAYAKTKGTSINFNYLLISVLKNLNTPIDQPIKVEKPIEHKIVKPEVVVETKIEEVITKQETIIQEQVVESKQEAKLIIEEIKVEEHIEEVIVEKTVIETVEEINNVYEFKTLTNLKIELNKNLVVNEDKKTYKIQIDEVINLLVGANKFKREEIENKFNEFFAVNQNDELTNPEMAKKYINFYNFKVIAASNNEVLLRAEDFENVNNLLFSLQSEQQRALFQKEFGNLIFLPIDEIMWNEVKLAFKKLKENNQLPTYQPVDYNKYFDTKKQSIVLSHFDDKTIEAARRLFDLDKIEIED